From the genome of Marasmius oreades isolate 03SP1 chromosome 1, whole genome shotgun sequence:
ACTACACTATAGCACCGTTTGCCTCGTTTGCCCAATGCAAGAATATAATCACACAGTGTGACCGCCCAAGTTCCTCCGTCATCTGTCGTCGAGGTCACAGCACCGCCTCGCCCCATCGCCTCATTATCCCTCTTCCCAACTTCAGCCAGAGAGCAAAGCGCAGCAAATATAGGTGAACAGACCTCAAAACAAGGAAATGACAACTGTCTCACCATTCGCGCGCGTAAGCGCATTCGACGAAACTATCGGTAGGGAGCAAACTGTAAGTTTACAGTATCCGTATCGTTGATATGAACTACTACTGAGCTTAGCTTCTATTTCTTACAGATCGAAGAAATGTACAGCGTTCCTGAAAGCTTTTTGGAAATCGAAGTCCGAAACCCGCAGACGCATGGGTTTGGAAGGAAGATGTATACGGATTATGAGATCGTGTGCAAGGTCcgttctttccttcttcttttgtcCATGTTTTATTCTACGTTTCTGCCTTTCCGGGTCTTATGTCTTACGCTGTCTTGCGTTGGACTTCAATTTTTCCGCTATGGTCCTCTGCCCCATCTCTTTCCACCCGTTGTGCAGCAACTTCTAACCTCTACTTCTCTCCTCCTTTCAGACCAACATACCCGCATTCAAACTTCGCCATTCCTTGGTCCGAAGACGTTACTCCGATTtcgaagctttccgagacaTCCTTGAACGAGAAAGCACGAGAGTCAatattcctcctcttccaggAAAGGTTTTCACGAACCGGTTTTCGGACGAGGTCATAGAGAGTAGGAGAGAAGGTTTGGAGAGGTTTTTGAGTATTGTTGCTGGGCATCCTTTACTACAGGTGTGTGGTCGCGGAAGTAGCGATAGGTAACGATGTTAATGACTGTTCGCTTAGACGGGGAGTAAAGTTCTATGCGCATTCCTACAAGATCCTGCTTGGGATAAGGCTCagtggatttgaacttgacgGGAACCCTGTATCAACTTTACGAGCTTAACGCTTTCCACCGTTCCATCATCCACCAGTCGTACCATTCGTCGCCTGGACAACTCATACGTTCTGTATATCTATCCCTACCACACAACCTCTgattttggattttcgggatCTGATACGTATCGCCCCAATTCCTATTCCCATATTCCCCGCCTCCCGCTTTAACCAGGTCCATAACGACCCTATGAAACTTTGCATACCGTGTCTTTAATGCTGTTTTCTTCGTCCTACCTacctttttcttttgttcTTCATTCCTTCGCTTTCTCCGTGTACATAAGTATGAACCATGAAATATCAAGTACTTTAAAGGGTATGGATAAGTATGTGATATTACTCGTGCTCATTGAAACTTGGGGTTAGATTGTTCGCCGGAACGAAAAGAGCGTGGCATCTAGTATCATTACCATCTAAGGATGTAAACCtccaataataataataataataaggACTGCAGCATCTAAAATGAAAGCTGGCTGGCCTTTCTGCGATTTTTGCGTGCACGTGATTAATCACTCCCTCTACAAACCTCCACGATTTGCGAGTCTAAAGACATACCATCCGAATACGCGACGCCCTCTGTACAAGCTTCTCGGCTCATGAGGAAGAGATTTCTCTCAAACATGAACTGCCAGATGTCTATGATACTGGAATTTGAAGATGATCAATGAAGGAGCTGTGTCCAAGAAGACGACGAAATCTCCTCGGAACTTGTCCTTCAATGAATAGACGGGCAATCCTCGCCAAAACTTGTAGAAGTTTTAGTACGAGTCCTTACACCTCTCCTGGTTTTCCCCATCCCTCAAACCTCAAACCTCAAACAACATCCGCATCAAAATGGATCAACACTGAACAGACACTGAACAGTACAATGATCGCTGACGCAAAAGTATCATCCCTACCCTGAGCCCTCACAGAACACCATTATCACCTCCTACGCATTATACTGTATTAATCGACTATCTGGGGGAAAATCAGTACGTTCCACGCCAGTGGTGACTCATCGAGCTCCTTCACCGGCTTGTTGTTTGCTCTCGTCTAATGTTCGTGCGTCGAACAAACCTCCCCATGCAAGCTGGCTGCTTTTTTGCCTATATCTGAACACATCAGTTTGTGGCACGAGCTGAGAATCTTCCGCAATGTTTGCAGGACAAATTTTGATCTCAGAAGACCTCCTGCTTCCATAGTTACGTCTGCCATCAAGAGTCAAACCTCCCCTCTGCTACGGTCAAGATACGGCTGGGGTCAACCAGTCAATTCATTGCCTTGTTTCGATGCTTTTTtctattgaaacttcaacaaagTGGGTCAGTGGTTTCTGGAGCTCATTGGGTGAGCTAAGTGAACATAAACCGAACAGTTGCGCTGCCCGACCGTCTGGAGAACGACTATCTTGTTTATGTctattttttcttcttttttccgGCAGCGCCGTTGGGGAAAAGGCGCCTCGTAGGTCCTGTTAAAGTCAACCGTTCACACAACTATACCGCCGTTGCTATCATACTATCAACAAAGCGGTTCATCAAACGCTAAGTTGTtgaacatctctttcttctcgacCATCGCCATCACTGTCACCACTGTTAAGGCTGATACCCACCACTAGAGCTTCTCATCGTTACGCACCTTTCCTCCCCTCCATGAACCCGGCAGGGCCAGCATATTCATCGCGAATAATGAATGTTTTTAACGGCGCACACGGGGTATCGATTCGAACTGCTACGTTCAATAACGTTCAAGGGAACCAAATAAACAATACCTATATCTTTGAGCAGCAGGAGAGGGAGGGTACGATTTATGACGAGGCACGTATTTACTATCACAAAAGCGAAAAGTGGTTCATTGACGAAAGCTCTGCAGTACCACAACGTTATTAGTGGGGATGTCTACAGGTTCAGTGATATTCATCATGAAGACTGGTTTCCGTTGATCCGTACTATGCGAGGGAGAgacggaaaatataaaacgCTTGAAAAAACGATTTGTCACGCCGAAGTAAGAGGTAGGCGGGAGTTCACGGTGGTGTGGTATCGGGGAAAGTATGCAAAATCGGTTTGTAAATTCTAATTCCCTGAAATCATTTCGCGTGACTCCAGAGCTAATCAGTACTCAGGTATGGGAACGAGATTTTCGACGATTTGTAGAAGCTGTGTAAGTTTGATATCGACTTGAGTGCGTGGTATCTGATCATGTCTGGTGCGATTTTTTTAGAGACACGAAGCACATCCAACTCTTTGGTCTGAATCGATCAAGCAGAGTGCCTTTCTTGATATTTCACGGCGGCATGTTCTCGTTGTTGTTTTCCGTTCTTTGTTGGTTAACTCTTGATCTGGATCATAGAACTCGTACCTCTTGCCCATATTGAAGGCAAGTTGAGTGGCAAATATTTAGTCCAAGCATACCTTCGTACGTTAGCGGTGAGTCTCGGGTGAAGCATTCGTGTACTTAATGACATATCATCCATAGGCGAATCTGAAATGTCTGGAATCTGAATTGTGGGTAGATCCAAAACAAGGAGCCTTGGTGCGTGGACTGCCTGGTCCGACCACATTGGACAAACTATTCCGCTTCTTTCTTCCATTTGGCGTCAAGACACCTTTGTCCAGTGTCGAATTTCTTCAAGATAATGCTGCTCTCTGGCGCTACCTCTCAAAACTGCCATTGGAAAAGGACCTCGATCAAGCCGTTATCCACGCGTTCAATTGGAGTGCTGATCGCCGTCTTCCAAATCCAACGAATGTTAAGCCTAATCGACCAGTTGTCGTTTCCGGCTTGACATATTCAAAAATTGCAATTGGTTTTACATACTGGGAGAGTCCTGTTGTAGGATGGCTGGAGCCCGAAGTAGTGATGAATGACGGAAGAACCAGGTGCGTCGATTGTAAACGTAAAATGTCAGTGACTACATCAATTATAGAGTTAAACTTGCAGAATATACATTCGGTACACATTTGCGGTTGGACTATAACTGGCATCACCCCCAAAACGAGTGGCTGTCGCAGGCGTCAAGTGTTTTTTATCAACTCGGGATCTCATTAGACGGCGATCTTTCGCATATTGGTAAGCCTTCTTTCTGACAACACCTATCCAAGGCTGACCCTCTTCAGAGCTCATCACACCACGCATTTCTTTGGAAGGACAACTGGAGAGGTCCGAAGTTCATCTCCAGCGACGCTGGGAGGTTCGGCCCATCTACCTCTTCATGCACCCTCTAGTACTCGACAGTGACCTCATCGATCATTACTGGTCTCTTGATGCAACTGGAGGAACGCGCATATCGGAGGAAACGTGCAATGAACTcggccttcccttcaagctTAGGGTGGTATGTTGGACAGTCGAGCGATTCCCGTGGTACACCGAGACATACAAAGACATCGAGCGATGGCAAGTTGATAGAGGGTTTGACCCGAAGACGACAGACTTCGCTCGTTACCTTGGATACCCCGTCTTTGAAGTCGTACAACCAGATTCAAGCCGCTTTGAAGAACACAAAGAAGGTATGTTCCTTTCCGTATATCCAATCTCTTCTCCAATCTCTTCTCCCATTACTTCGGCCACTTTAGATGCTTAAGGCCTGTCACCGATCACTCGAAACATGCTCACCACCAAGTGGACCTTTCGTCGAAAGGAGTGTAATATTTATTCAATGATTGATTGCTAATGCCAAAAATGCAGTAAATTCACGGGAGGTATATTACGTCACGACCCATTCCGTCAAACTGCAACAGTCCCCTCATACCCCTCATTCTGTTTGACATCTGAACCTCATAAGCTCAAGCTCAATAAATCAATTCTCTTACCCCGAGGGCTTCAGCTTCAGAGCTTCGCCTACTCCCCAGCGACAGCGGCCGGCAGGAATACCGTTACCCAAATTGCCGGTCGGTTAAGTTACGTAAAGTGTGTTCAGTTTTCACCTTTAACGACAACCCTCGACTCGTCGTATATCAGTTTCTCATGCTAGGACAACGGTATTTATTGTGATTCGAGTGAATGAGGTGTCGTAGGACTTAAACTGGGTCGTGCTTATGGATTCCGTGTTAGCAGGTACGTTTTGTTTTCAGCTCGTGTCCTCGGGCTGTCTGATCTTGTACGGTACTGATGAAAAGAATCGGACACGACGATTTTAGATCGACTGTAAGTTCTCCAAGGAAAAATTCTCTGGCACGCATTCACAAGTGATCACATCGGTCGTTGTGTCTACCAAGTGTCTACGCTCTGTGGATAGTAATCCGGAGAGGAAGAGACCATAGCAAGGAGGTAAAGGAAAAAACAGAAGGAAAAAGAGGGATGCGTACAGTACGCGCTAACTTTATGTCCGGGGGGGCAGACTCGACGGAGCGGATGAAAGCATAACATCAGGGGGGAAAGGTGGGACTTCAAGGGATGTGGGAGAGTCGTTAGCAACACGCCAACCGTCAACGGCTACTTGCGGAAGCCTGCGTTTCGAGAGGAGGCATCACCTGGCACCAGTTTGTTCCATCACGGTAGGGGTCTCGTACGTTTGGAGCGCGCAAAAAGATGGGGCTTTATCGATGACGGTATGATTTCACTCTTGTGTGTTTCCTTAGCGGTCGTTTACCAGGCGTTTTGTTTTGCAGGCCCGGGTTCCAATAATATTcgatctatctatctatcacaCTTCTGTCGACTTCATCCGCAAATGCTATATCTCCGCCATCCTCGTTATGAAGATATCAGAAGCAGTGGATGCTTAACTTGATTCGATTGAACCGATCTTACAGGGGGTTCCCTGCAGAAGAAAATTTTCAGAAATACAACACCGTCGCGACTCGTGAGCGGGGGAATCGGAGACAAGTctaggaagagaaagaggcaCACCGTTGGCATGATGGTAGCGTCCTCGGAGCATGGACCTCGAGTCGAGTGGCATTATTTTGTTCGCCCTCCAGCTCACCAGTTTAGCCGATGAGATGAAGAAGTCGGACGACTTCAGCTGTACTGCCGGCGCAGTGAATTTCAAAAAGGAATCTTGCACACTTTCCCCCCCAACCCCTCAATCTTCTTCAATACAGTCCCTCGCCGCGATCCTATCGACTTGGTACAGAACTCTTTGTCAATGCTCGTCCTTCGTTAAAGCGAAGGAACTCGACCTGCGCGAACCTGGTACGCCCCCCAGTATCGCCGCATATTGCCCTTCAGTTCATCCCTTTTTCGCCACCTTGTTGCTACTTCTCAATCATAATCTCACTTTTTTCGCCTTGGCTGTCATTTTCATCGTACGGGTATACTCAAGTCTAGGATCGAATTGGGCGCCCTCACACACGAAAATAGGACGACCGATGATAGTCCTACCGGTTGTTAACGAGACGTTGTTGCACGCCAAGATTGTCTGTCATCTGTGCCGGAGTCGATCCTTCCCGACTGCTGACCTCGAATGATATCTTCCATGCCTTTCATCCTTTTTTTAACCGCGGAAGCTGGGAGCCCAAGTCACACGCAAACATAGGACGACCGATGATTGGAATATACCGATGAAGGTACGTTCCTGTTACCGGTCGTTAACGAGACGTTTTTGTGCGTCAGGATTGCGTGCCATCTGTGCCGTAGTCGGTCCTTCCCGAATAATTTCGTTCCATGCTTTCCAAAGATGGTTCTCATCCTTTTtttaaagcctagaccactatgcactggcagaTGCCAACATTCGCGTCGCATAATCCTCGCATCTTTCTCATTATTGCTGTGTAAAAGGGGGCAGAAGATGGACAGTGGACAAAGATTGAAAAACAGCCGAAGACATGATTTGGAATGGCTGAAAGGGAGGACGGAGCCGTCGTTGGTTATCGTCAATTCGTAGTTCGATGAGATCCCCTCCGCGCTCGATTCCCAACTCCCCAGGTCAACAAAGTTGCCTCCTCCAAAGCCGTCAATCTTGCCGAAGGTCCAAGTGTCGTGTTTGCCGCTACAAAAATCACCTGAGGGGTACTCATATTCGGGATGTTGAGAGCTGGGAAAGCGCGTACGAAAATAGGTCATGAGAGCATCATGAGGGTACGTACCCCTTGTCTTCTATACCGGACGTTCGCGAACAACAGCTTCGAGATGCGTGACCGCGCTCGAGTTTTTACCTATTTATACTCGATTTGTCCATGCCTTCCAACCGATCATGATACTATCTTTCCGCTATGCGAACACTTGTATCGCCCAAACCATCCGGCGGCGGAAGC
Proteins encoded in this window:
- the SNX3 gene encoding Sorting nexin-3 — translated: MTTVSPFARVSAFDETIGREQTIEEMYSVPESFLEIEVRNPQTHGFGRKMYTDYEIVCKTNIPAFKLRHSLVRRRYSDFEAFRDILERESTRVNIPPLPGKVFTNRFSDEVIESRREGLERFLSIVAGHPLLQTGSKVLCAFLQDPAWDKAQWI